A region from the Gossypium hirsutum isolate 1008001.06 chromosome A08, Gossypium_hirsutum_v2.1, whole genome shotgun sequence genome encodes:
- the LOC107928136 gene encoding uncharacterized protein isoform X1 → MASNTKTLLHFEDLALPSEQVLFGLRFSSLTMLKQNSVGLRMGQVSKVVEVEGLEIYCSICKDAAKDLSLSNTGGSESWFNSHSVGDKSEHIVEPFNVSLSLLVCKFYWSFLILLLKIYPCLNFIVVSM, encoded by the exons ATGGCATCGAATACAAAAACTCTCTTGCATTTCGAGGATCTGGCTCTCCCTTCG GAGCAGGTTTTATTTGGTTTAAGATTCTCTAGCTTGACAATGTTAAAGCAAAATTCGGTTGG GCTGAGAATGGGTCAGGTGAGCAAAGTTGTGGAGGTTGAAGGTTTGGAAATTTATTGTAGCATCTGCAAGGATGCTGCCAAGGATTTGAGCTTGAGCAATACTGGGGGTTCTGAATCCTGGTTCAATTCACACAGTGTTGGTGATAAGTCTGAACATATAGTAGAGCCATTCAATGTATCACTGTCTCTTTTGGTATGCAAATTTTATTGGAGCTTTTTAATTCTTCTGCTCAAGATTTATCCCTGTTTGAATTTCATTGTAGTCTCTATGTAA
- the LOC107928136 gene encoding uncharacterized protein isoform X2 produces the protein MASNTKTLLHFEDLALPSVLFGLRFSSLTMLKQNSVGLRMGQVSKVVEVEGLEIYCSICKDAAKDLSLSNTGGSESWFNSHSVGDKSEHIVEPFNVSLSLLVCKFYWSFLILLLKIYPCLNFIVVSM, from the exons ATGGCATCGAATACAAAAACTCTCTTGCATTTCGAGGATCTGGCTCTCCCTTCG GTTTTATTTGGTTTAAGATTCTCTAGCTTGACAATGTTAAAGCAAAATTCGGTTGG GCTGAGAATGGGTCAGGTGAGCAAAGTTGTGGAGGTTGAAGGTTTGGAAATTTATTGTAGCATCTGCAAGGATGCTGCCAAGGATTTGAGCTTGAGCAATACTGGGGGTTCTGAATCCTGGTTCAATTCACACAGTGTTGGTGATAAGTCTGAACATATAGTAGAGCCATTCAATGTATCACTGTCTCTTTTGGTATGCAAATTTTATTGGAGCTTTTTAATTCTTCTGCTCAAGATTTATCCCTGTTTGAATTTCATTGTAGTCTCTATGTAA